Proteins co-encoded in one Pseudomonas fluorescens genomic window:
- the recA gene encoding recombinase RecA has translation MDDNKKKALAAALGQIERQFGKGAVMRMGDQDRQAIPAISTGSLGLDIALGIGGLPKGRIVEIYGPESSGKTTLTLSVIAQAQKAGATCAFVDAEHALDPEYAGKLGVNVDDLLVSQPDTGEQALEITDMLVRSNAVDVIIVDSVAALVPKAEIEGEMGDMHVGLQARLMSQALRKITGNIKNANCLVIFINQIRMKIGVMFGSPETTTGGNALKFYASVRLDIRRTGAVKEGDEVVGSETRVKVVKNKVASPFRQAEFQILYGKGIYLNGEMIDLGVLHGFVEKSGAWYAYEGTKIGQGKANSAKFLADNPEVAAKLEKQLRDKLLSPAVIADSKASAVKETEDDLADADI, from the coding sequence ATGGACGACAACAAGAAGAAAGCCTTGGCTGCGGCCCTGGGTCAGATCGAACGTCAATTCGGCAAGGGTGCCGTAATGCGTATGGGCGATCAGGATCGTCAGGCGATCCCGGCCATTTCCACCGGCTCTCTGGGTCTGGACATCGCGCTCGGCATCGGCGGCCTGCCAAAAGGTCGTATTGTTGAAATCTACGGTCCTGAATCTTCCGGTAAAACCACACTGACGCTGTCCGTGATTGCCCAGGCTCAAAAAGCCGGCGCGACCTGCGCCTTCGTCGACGCCGAACACGCCCTCGACCCTGAGTACGCCGGCAAGCTGGGCGTCAATGTCGACGACCTGCTGGTTTCCCAGCCGGACACCGGCGAGCAGGCCCTGGAAATCACCGACATGCTGGTGCGCTCCAACGCCGTTGACGTGATCATCGTCGACTCCGTGGCCGCCCTGGTACCGAAGGCTGAAATCGAAGGCGAAATGGGTGACATGCACGTGGGCCTGCAAGCCCGTCTGATGTCCCAGGCGCTGCGTAAAATCACCGGTAACATCAAGAACGCCAACTGCCTGGTAATCTTCATCAACCAGATCCGCATGAAGATCGGCGTGATGTTCGGCAGCCCGGAAACCACCACCGGTGGTAACGCGTTGAAGTTCTACGCCTCGGTTCGTCTCGACATCCGCCGTACCGGCGCGGTGAAGGAAGGCGACGAAGTGGTTGGTAGCGAAACCCGCGTCAAGGTCGTGAAGAACAAGGTTGCTTCGCCGTTCCGTCAGGCCGAGTTCCAGATTCTTTACGGCAAGGGTATCTACCTGAACGGCGAGATGATCGACTTGGGCGTGCTGCACGGTTTCGTCGAGAAGTCCGGCGCCTGGTATGCCTATGAAGGCACCAAGATCGGTCAGGGCAAGGCCAACTCGGCCAAGTTCCTGGCAGACAACCCGGAAGTCGCGGCCAAGCTCGAGAAGCAACTGCGTGACAAGCTGCTGTCGCCAGCCGTGATCGCTGATTCCAAGGCTTCTGCGGTCAAAGAGACCGAAGATGACCTGGCTGACGCTGACATCTGA
- the recX gene encoding recombination regulator RecX, whose amino-acid sequence MTTAVLDTLVAVRRTAMDLLARREHGRVELTRKLRQRGAPPEMIETALDRLTEEGLLSEARYLESFVSYRARSGYGPLRIREELSQRGLQRADIELALRESGISWQEQLTDTWQRKFSGQLPVDAKERARQGRFLAYRGFSMEMINRLFSGRGMDD is encoded by the coding sequence ATGACAACCGCCGTACTCGATACCCTCGTCGCGGTGCGGCGAACTGCCATGGACCTGCTCGCACGCCGCGAGCACGGTCGAGTCGAGCTGACGCGTAAGCTGCGTCAGCGTGGCGCTCCACCCGAGATGATCGAAACAGCCCTCGACCGATTGACGGAAGAAGGCCTGCTTTCCGAAGCCCGTTATCTGGAAAGCTTTGTTTCTTACCGCGCCCGTTCAGGCTATGGCCCGTTGCGGATTCGAGAAGAACTCAGCCAGCGCGGCCTGCAGCGTGCCGATATCGAACTTGCCTTGCGCGAGAGCGGTATCAGTTGGCAGGAACAGCTAACAGACACGTGGCAAAGGAAGTTCTCCGGACAACTTCCCGTCGACGCCAAGGAGCGAGCCAGGCAAGGCCGGTTTCTGGCATACAGGGGGTTCTCAATGGAGATGATCAACCGCTTGTTCAGCGGCAGAGGGATGGACGATTAA
- a CDS encoding TIGR00730 family Rossman fold protein, protein MPYQPNDLLSRHFQESGHDLTGKVEEQLNLVSPNSPNIPIYRDMILTVLRMAQEDHNRWNAKITLQALRELEQAFRTLEQFRGRRKVTVFGSARTPVEHPLYAMARELGAALTRSDMMVITGAGGGIMAAAHEGAGRDNSLGFNITLPFEQHANPTVNGTGNLLPFHFFFTRKLFFVKEADALVLCPGGFGTLDEALEVLTLIQTGKSPLVPVVLLDVPGGTFWQGALDFIRQQLEENRYILPTDLKLMRLVYSVDEAVEQINQFYGNFHSSRWLKRQFVIRMNHKLSDQALDHMQEAFADLCLSDRFHQHAYSGEEHDEAQYSHLVRLAFAFNARDHGRLRELVDFINLPENWAQSRPQTTQHNREPSKVI, encoded by the coding sequence ATGCCTTACCAACCGAATGACCTGCTCAGCCGTCATTTTCAGGAAAGCGGCCACGACCTCACCGGCAAGGTCGAAGAACAACTCAACCTGGTTTCACCCAACAGTCCGAATATTCCCATCTACCGCGACATGATCCTGACCGTGCTGCGCATGGCCCAGGAAGACCACAATCGCTGGAACGCCAAGATCACCCTGCAAGCCCTGCGGGAGCTGGAGCAGGCGTTCCGCACGCTCGAGCAGTTCAGGGGCCGGCGCAAGGTCACCGTATTCGGCTCGGCGCGCACCCCCGTCGAGCATCCGCTGTACGCCATGGCCCGTGAACTGGGCGCAGCCCTGACGAGATCGGACATGATGGTCATTACCGGTGCCGGCGGTGGAATCATGGCGGCTGCCCATGAAGGAGCGGGCCGCGACAACAGCCTGGGATTCAACATCACCCTGCCCTTCGAACAGCATGCCAATCCCACCGTGAATGGCACCGGCAATCTGCTGCCGTTTCACTTTTTCTTCACGCGCAAACTGTTCTTCGTCAAAGAAGCCGACGCGTTGGTGCTGTGCCCCGGTGGCTTCGGTACGCTGGATGAAGCACTGGAAGTCCTGACCCTGATCCAGACCGGCAAGAGCCCACTGGTGCCGGTGGTATTGCTGGATGTGCCGGGGGGCACGTTCTGGCAAGGAGCACTGGATTTCATCCGCCAGCAACTGGAGGAAAACCGCTACATCCTGCCAACCGATCTGAAACTGATGCGGCTGGTCTACAGCGTTGATGAGGCGGTGGAACAGATCAATCAGTTCTACGGCAACTTCCATTCCAGCCGCTGGCTCAAGCGCCAGTTTGTCATTCGCATGAACCACAAACTGAGCGATCAGGCCCTTGATCATATGCAGGAAGCCTTTGCCGATCTGTGCCTGAGTGACCGGTTCCATCAACACGCCTACAGTGGCGAGGAACACGACGAGGCGCAATACAGTCATCTGGTCCGGCTGGCCTTCGCCTTCAACGCCCGGGATCACGGGCGCCTGCGTGAGCTGGTGGATTTCATCAACCTGCCGGAAAACTGGGCCCAGTCCAGGCCTCAAACGACGCAGCACAACCGCGAACCGTCGAAGGTAATCTGA
- a CDS encoding CinA family protein, with translation MKEITQLAAELGRRLQLLNAHVTTAESCTGGGIAEAITRIPGSSAWFEAGYVTYSNRQKTQQLNVPAELFGTVGAVSREVVEAMVRGAQKHSRARFAVAVSGIAGPDGGSPNKPVGTVWLAWGVGDAVSSEVQHFPGNRDEVRRQTVKAALEGLLRLAAREIENQG, from the coding sequence GTGAAAGAAATCACTCAACTGGCGGCCGAACTTGGCCGACGTCTGCAGTTGCTCAATGCCCACGTCACTACGGCCGAGTCCTGCACCGGTGGCGGGATTGCCGAAGCCATCACCCGCATTCCGGGGAGTTCGGCGTGGTTCGAGGCCGGCTACGTGACGTACTCCAACCGACAGAAAACCCAGCAACTGAATGTCCCCGCCGAGCTGTTCGGCACGGTGGGTGCCGTGAGTCGCGAAGTGGTCGAAGCCATGGTGCGCGGTGCGCAGAAACACAGCCGAGCGCGTTTTGCCGTAGCGGTCAGCGGTATCGCCGGGCCCGACGGCGGTTCACCGAACAAGCCGGTGGGCACGGTGTGGCTGGCCTGGGGTGTGGGTGATGCGGTTTCCAGCGAGGTTCAGCACTTCCCCGGCAACCGCGATGAAGTCCGCCGACAAACGGTGAAGGCCGCGCTAGAGGGGCTCCTGCGACTAGCGGCACGAGAAATCGAAAATCAGGGGTAG
- a CDS encoding lysis system i-spanin subunit Rz, with protein sequence MPAFGLSVWRLVGMVLLAAGSAALAWQFQDWRYGRQLAEQAWQHAETLNQLTQAAATAQQAEQDKRLALEQRLAASEQTHYRALNDAQRDQDRLRDRLATADLRLSVLIDAGDAAQGCGVPAASGASSVDHAAVRARLDPAHARRIVAITGEGDRGLIALQACQAYIRALAPAHFE encoded by the coding sequence ATGCCTGCCTTCGGTCTGAGCGTCTGGCGGCTAGTGGGCATGGTGCTGCTGGCCGCAGGTTCGGCGGCGCTGGCCTGGCAGTTTCAGGACTGGCGCTACGGCCGCCAACTGGCCGAGCAGGCCTGGCAGCATGCCGAAACCCTCAACCAGCTGACTCAGGCTGCCGCCACTGCGCAACAGGCCGAGCAGGACAAGCGCCTGGCCCTGGAGCAACGGCTCGCGGCCAGTGAACAAACCCACTACCGAGCACTGAACGATGCCCAACGTGATCAGGATCGCCTGCGCGATCGTCTTGCCACTGCTGATCTGCGCCTGTCAGTCCTCATCGACGCAGGCGACGCTGCCCAAGGCTGCGGTGTGCCAGCCGCCTCCGGCGCCAGCAGCGTGGATCATGCAGCCGTACGCGCCCGACTTGACCCGGCGCATGCTCGACGAATTGTCGCCATCACCGGCGAAGGCGACCGCGGACTGATTGCCTTGCAGGCCTGTCAGGCCTATATCAGAGCGCTGGCGCCTGCACATTTTGAATAA
- a CDS encoding glycoside hydrolase family 19 protein — MQITEDNLLTIMPNARRQAGVFVSALNDAMARHRIDTPKRVAAFLAQIGHESGQLQYVRELGNNQYLSKYDTGTLALRLGNTPEADGDGQKYRGRGLIQITGRTNYRQCSLGLFGDERLLALPELLEQPQWAAESAAWFWAQNGLNALADRDEFNSITRRINGGLNGLQDRLELWGRARAVLCLPSV, encoded by the coding sequence ATGCAAATTACTGAAGACAACCTACTCACCATCATGCCCAACGCCCGCCGCCAAGCGGGCGTTTTTGTTTCTGCACTCAACGATGCCATGGCTCGCCATCGTATCGACACGCCCAAGCGCGTGGCGGCGTTTCTCGCGCAAATCGGACACGAGTCGGGGCAGTTGCAGTACGTGCGCGAGCTGGGTAACAACCAATACCTGAGCAAGTACGACACCGGTACGCTGGCCTTGCGTCTGGGCAACACGCCCGAGGCCGATGGCGACGGGCAGAAGTATCGTGGGCGCGGGCTGATCCAGATCACCGGCCGCACCAACTATCGCCAGTGCAGCCTCGGGCTGTTCGGTGACGAGCGCTTGCTGGCGCTGCCGGAACTGCTGGAACAACCGCAATGGGCGGCCGAATCCGCGGCGTGGTTCTGGGCGCAGAACGGCCTGAACGCGCTGGCCGACCGTGATGAGTTCAACAGCATCACCCGGCGTATCAACGGCGGGTTGAACGGATTGCAGGATCGCCTGGAACTCTGGGGGCGGGCGAGGGCGGTGTTATGCCTGCCTTCGGTCTGA